A section of the Triplophysa dalaica isolate WHDGS20190420 chromosome 8, ASM1584641v1, whole genome shotgun sequence genome encodes:
- the LOC130427376 gene encoding gastrula zinc finger protein XlCGF7.1-like: MLKMSSDGLQKNKISFSKRKPRTKAGKTFTCPQCGKSFKRKSHLEDHIRIHTGERRYTCTQCGRGFGQKSNLEAHKRIHTGERPYACLQCGMNFTQKSHHMVHMKIHTEERQYACPECGKSFKRKYHLEMHMRIHSEERLYACLECEKSFKRKSTLEEHMRIHTGERPYVCPQCGSGFGLKSNFEAHTRIHTGERPYACLQCGKSFTQKCHLRVHVKIHTEERQYTCPTCGKSFIQKSNFEKHTRIHTGEHHYACPRCGKSFKRKYYYEMHMRSHTEESHFEVLSEF, from the coding sequence ATgctcaaaatgtcttctgatGGTTTACAGAAGAACAAGATTTCCTTTTCGAAAAGAAAGCCACGAACCAAGGCAGGCAAGACTTTCACctgccctcagtgtggaaagagtttcaagcGCAAAAGTCACCTTGAAGATCACAttagaattcacactggagagcggcGATACACATGTACTCAGTGCGGGAGGGGTTTCGGACAGAAATCAAATCTTGAGGCACATAAGAGAATCCACACCGGAGAGCGCCCGTACGcatgtcttcagtgtggaaTGAATTTCACACAGAAAAGTCATCACATGGTGCACATGAAAATTCACACCGAAGAGCGTCAATACGCGTGTCCTGAGTGCGGAAAGAGTTTCAAACGCAAATATCATCTTGAGATGCACATGAGAATACACTCTGAAGAGCGCCTGTATGCATGTCTTGAGTGTGAGAAGAGTTTCAAACGCAAATCAACGCTTGAAgagcacatgagaattcacactggagagcgcccgtaTGTTTGTCCGCAGTGTGGAAGTGGTTTCGGACTGAAATCAAATTTCGAGGCACATacgagaattcacaccggagagcgCCCGTACGCATGTCtgcagtgtggaaagagtttcacacagaaATGTCATCTTAGGGTGCACGTGAAAATTCACACTGAAGAGCGTCAATACACATGTCCTACGTGTGGAAAGAGCTTCATACAGAAATCAAATTTTGAGAAACATacgagaattcacactggagagcatCACTATGCATGTCCTcggtgtggaaagagtttcaaacgCAAATATTATTATGAGATGCACATGAGAAGTCACACCGAAGAGAGCCATTTTGAAGTGTTGTCCGAATTCTGA
- the bbs5 gene encoding Bardet-Biedl syndrome 5 protein homolog: protein MASVLDALWEDRDVRFDITAQQMKTRPGEVLIDCLDSIEDTKGNNGDRGRLLVTNLRIIWHSLALPRVNLSVGYNCIINITTRTANSKLRGQTEALYILTKSNNTRFEFIFTNVVPGSPRLFTSVIAVHRAYETSKMYRDLKLRGALIQNKQLRLLPQEQVYDKVNGVWNLSSDQGNLGTFFITNVRIVWHANMNESFNVSIPYLQIRSIRIRDSKFGLALVIESSQQTGGYVLGFKIDPMDKLQDAVKEINSLHKVYSANPIFGVEFEMEEKPQPLEELTVEQLPDDVEIEPDEHTDAFTAYFADGNKQHDREAVFSEELGLAIEKLKDGFTLQGLWEVMG from the exons ATGGCGTCAGTGTTAGACGCTCTTTGGGAGGACAGAGACGTAAGATTTGACATCACGGCGCA GCAGATGAAAACCAGACCAGGTGAAGTTCTCATCGACTGCCTGGATTCAATAGAGGACACGAAGGGAAATAATGGCGATAGAG gTAGACTCCTGGTGACCAATTTAAGGATAATCTGGCATTCACTGGCTCTGCCAAGAGTTAACTTGT CAGTGGGATACAACTGCATTATTAATATCACCACGAGGACGGCAAATTCG AAATTAAGAGGTCAGACGGAAGCGCTTTACATATTGACCAAATCAAATAACACACGCTTTGAGTTCATTTTCACAAATGTGGTTCCTGGAAGTCCGAGGCTGTTTACATCTGTCATCGCTGTACACAG ggCTTACGAGACCTCTAAAATGTATCGTGATCTGAAGCTGAGAGGAGCTCTGATTCAGAACAAACAGTTGAGACTCCTGCCACAGGAACAGGTTTATGATAAAGTCAATGGAGTCTGGAACCTGTCAAGCGATCAG GGTAATCTTGGAACCTTTTTTATCACTAACGTGAGGATCGTGTGGCATGCCAACATGAACGAGAGCTTCAACGTCAGCATTCCATATCTGCAGATT CGTTCCATACGGATTCGAGATTCCAAATTTGGACTTGCTCTTGTCATCGAGAGCTCTCAGCAA acAGGAGGATATGTGCTGGGGTTTAAGATCGATCCGATGGACAAACTACAGGACGCGGTGAAGGAAATCAACTCGTTGCACAAGGTGTACTCTGCAAACCCCATTTTTGGTGTGGAATTTGAGATGGAGGAAAAG CCTCAGCCGCTGGAGGAACTGACTGTAGAACAGCTTCCAGATGATGTGGAGATTGAACCAGATGAACACACAGATGCTTTTACT GCTTACTTTGCAGATGGAAATAAG CAACATGATCGTGAAGCGGTGTTCTCTGAGGAGCTGGGTCTGGCTATAGAGAAGCTGAAGGATGGATTCACACTACAGGGACTCTGGGAAGTCATGGGTTAA
- the klhl41a gene encoding kelch-like protein 41a — MDPLALKEDLKLFQSTLLQDGLKDLLKENKFVDCVLKVGDRSLPCHRLIMAACSPYFREIYFSEDGSEKKDSSKEVVLEDVDPAVMDVVVNYLYSAEIEITDENVQDVFAVANRFQIPSVFTVCVNYLQNKLSVGSCLAIFRMGLVLNCPRLAISARDFIAERFETLANEEEFLDFDAPELFAIIGCDALNVEKEEPVFELVMKWVRKNKENRSKDLVDAFDHIRFRLLPEKYFKEKVEKDDIIKADPELVKKLKVIEDAFAGKLPQAEEKAEDGEDVLPAGYLNDNRRLGMYSRDLILMLNDTAAVAYDADENECFLAAIAEQIPRNHVSITSKKNVLYVAGGLFVDEENKESPLQCYFFQLDKHSPNWIALPAMPSPRCLFAMGEFDHLLFAVAGKDLQSNESLDSVLCYDTEKMKWLETKKLPLKIHGHCAISQNGLVYCIGGKTDENKTINKMFAYNHKKSEWKELAAMKTSRSMFGAVVHKGKIVVVGGVNEDGLLSSCEAYDFETNKWETFAEFPQERSSVNVLSASGVLYVLGGFTIKENENKECVPSEITDIWQYEEDKKQWVGMLREMRYAAGASCVSIRLNPAKMPKL, encoded by the exons ATGGACCCTTTGGCTTTGAAAGAGGACCTGAAGCTCTTTCAGAGCACTCTTCTCCAGGACGGTCTGAAGGATCTTCTGAAGGAGAATAAATTTGTTGACTGTGTTCTGAAGGTCGGTGATAGGAGTCTTCCCTGTCACAGGCTCATCATGGCCGCTTGTAGCCCGTATTTCAGAGAGATTTACTTCTCAGAAGACGGATCTGAGAAGAAGGACTCCAGCAAAGAAGTGGTGTTAGAGGACGTGGACCCGGCCGTCATGGATGTGGTGGTAAATTATCTGTATTCTGCTGAGATCGAGATCACGGACGAGAACGTGCAAGACGTCTTCGCAGTCGCCAACAGATTTCAGATACCATCCGTGTTCACCGTCTGTGTGAACTATCTACAAAACAAGTTATCCGTGGGGAGCTGCTTGGCCATCTTCAGAATGGGACTGGTCCTGAACTGCCCGAGACTCGCCATCTCCGCCAGGGACTTCATAGCGGAACGCTTCGAGACTTTAGCCAACGAGGAGGAGTTTCTCGACTTCGATGCCCCTGAACTCTTTGCCATCATCGGGTGTGACGCTCTCAACGTGGAAAAAGAAGAACCCGTGTTCGAGCTAGTGATGAAATGGGTCCGGAAGAACAAGGAGAACCGCTCGAAAGATTTGGTCGATGCCTTCGACCACATCCGATTCCGCCTGCTGCCAGAGAAATATTTCAAGGAGAAAGTAGAAAAGGATGACATCATAAAGGCCGACCCTGAGCTGGTGAAGAAGCTGAAGGTCATTGAGGACGCGTTCGCCGGAAAACTTCCACAAGCTGAAGAGAAAGCAGAAGATGGAGAAGACGTGCTGCCTGCCGGGTATCTGAATGACAACAGAAGATTGGGGATGTACTCCAGAGATCTCATCCTGATGTTAAATGACACTGCGGCTGTGGCCTATGATGCTGATGAAAACGAATGTTTCCTAGCAGCGATAGCGGAGCAGATACCTCGAAATCACGTCAGCATCACGTCAAAGAAGAACGTTCTGTACGTCGCTGGAGGATTGTTCGTGGACGAAGAAAACAAGGAGTCGCCGTTGCAGTGCTACTTCTTTCAG TTGGACAAACACTCTCCAAACTGGATCGCTCTTCCTGCGATGCCGTCACCCAGATGTCTGTTCGCTATGGGAGagtttgatcatctcttgtttGCGGTCGCTGGTAAAGATCTGCAAAGCAACGAATCTCTCGACTCAGTGCTGTGTTACGATACAGA AAAGATGAAATGGCTGGAGACCAAAAAACTTCCCTTGAAGATTCACGGTCACTGTGCCATCTCACAGAACGGACTCGTTTACTGTATAGGAGGAAAGACTGACGAAAA TAAAACCATCAACAAGATGTTTGCATACAACCACAAGAAGTCTGAATGGAAAGAGCTGGCGGCCATGAAGACATCGAGATCAATGTTTGGGGCTGTGGTCCACAAAGGAAAGATTGTTGTTGTTGGAGGAGTGAATGAAGACGGCCTTTTATCTTCCTGTGAAGCCTATGACTTTGAAACAAACAA ATGGGAGACGTTCGCTGAGTTCCCTCAGGAGAGAAGTTCTGTGAATGTGTTGAGCGCCAGCGGTGTGCTGTATGTTCTGGGCGGATTCACCATCAAAGAGAACGAGAATAAAGAATGTGTTCCTTCAGAAATCACAGACATCTGGCA GTATGAAGAAGACAAGAAACAGTGGGTCGGGATGTTAAGAGAGATGCGATACGCTGCTGGCGCTTCATGCGTTTCTATCAGACTCAATCCAGCGAAGATGCCCAAACTTTAA